In Roseofilum capinflatum BLCC-M114, the following are encoded in one genomic region:
- a CDS encoding rhodanese-related sulfurtransferase has protein sequence MSLVVATFYQFFSFADYGEWRSPLQTLCEQQAIKGTILLASEGINATIAGSRSAVDTLLDYLRCDPRLSDLTHKESLCPDYPFDRLKVRLKQEIVTLGQPDVNPNEQVGTYVSPQHWNQLINDPDVTLIDTRNDYEVQIGSFQGAQNPHTHSFRDFPDYVKTHLDPQKHPKIAMFCTGGIRCEKATAFMLQQGFQEVYHLQGGILKYLEEVPEPESLWEGECFVFDQRIAVKTGLHPGSYDLCAGCGYPISEADKASPEYEEGICCPHCGDRLTPEKRARQQAKYQQSQLKKTKDNK, from the coding sequence ATGAGTCTTGTTGTCGCGACGTTTTACCAATTTTTTTCCTTTGCCGATTATGGCGAATGGCGATCGCCTCTCCAGACCTTGTGCGAACAACAAGCCATCAAAGGAACCATCCTCCTCGCCTCCGAAGGCATCAACGCCACGATCGCCGGTTCCCGTTCCGCCGTGGACACCCTGCTGGACTATTTGCGCTGCGATCCTCGGCTATCGGATCTCACCCATAAAGAATCACTCTGCCCAGATTATCCCTTCGATCGCCTGAAAGTGCGCCTCAAACAAGAAATCGTTACCCTCGGCCAACCCGACGTTAATCCCAACGAGCAAGTCGGAACCTATGTCAGTCCCCAGCACTGGAATCAATTAATTAACGATCCAGACGTTACCCTGATTGACACCCGCAATGACTACGAAGTACAGATCGGCTCCTTTCAAGGGGCCCAAAATCCCCATACTCACTCATTTCGGGACTTCCCCGACTATGTGAAAACCCATCTCGATCCCCAAAAACATCCCAAGATCGCCATGTTCTGTACCGGGGGAATTCGCTGCGAAAAAGCAACCGCCTTTATGCTCCAACAAGGCTTTCAGGAAGTCTACCATCTGCAAGGAGGCATTCTCAAATACCTCGAAGAAGTCCCCGAACCCGAAAGTTTATGGGAAGGGGAATGCTTTGTCTTTGACCAACGGATCGCTGTCAAAACCGGCTTACATCCGGGCAGTTATGACCTGTGCGCGGGTTGTGGGTATCCCATTTCTGAGGCAGATAAGGCTTCGCCAGAGTACGAAGAAGGGATCTGCTGTCCCCATTGTGGCGATCGCCTGACCCCCGAAAAACGGGCCCGCCAACAGGCCAAATACCAGCAAAGCCAACTCAAGAAAACAAAGGATAACAAATAA
- a CDS encoding tRNA-binding protein yields the protein MSILTLDSITYEDFAQVDIRVGKIIAAQPFPQARKPAYQLRIDFGPLGIKKSSAQITQLYALEELPDRLILAVVNLPPRQIANFMSEVLVLGVVLDNQDVVLIQPDRQVSLGQRVL from the coding sequence TTGTCTATCTTAACTCTTGACTCGATTACCTACGAAGATTTTGCCCAAGTTGATATCCGGGTGGGAAAAATTATTGCCGCCCAGCCTTTTCCCCAAGCAAGAAAACCAGCCTACCAGCTAAGGATTGATTTTGGCCCCCTGGGAATTAAGAAATCTAGCGCTCAGATTACTCAACTCTATGCTCTGGAGGAATTGCCCGATCGCCTGATTCTAGCTGTGGTCAATCTTCCCCCTCGTCAAATTGCTAACTTTATGTCTGAAGTCTTGGTTTTAGGTGTGGTATTAGATAACCAGGATGTGGTTCTGATTCAGCCCGATCGCCAAGTCTCTCTAGGTCAACGAGTCTTGTAA
- a CDS encoding RNA recognition motif domain-containing protein produces the protein MSIYVGNLSFEVTQEDMQEVFKDYGTVKRITLPKDRETGRMRGFGFVELSSEAEEEGAISALHGAEWMGRTLTVNKARPREERGNKRSF, from the coding sequence ATGTCAATTTATGTAGGTAACCTTTCTTTCGAGGTTACGCAAGAAGATATGCAAGAAGTCTTCAAAGATTATGGAACTGTTAAACGAATTACTCTGCCTAAAGACCGAGAGACCGGTCGGATGAGGGGATTTGGTTTTGTAGAGTTGTCCAGTGAGGCAGAAGAAGAAGGTGCAATTTCTGCCCTTCATGGAGCTGAGTGGATGGGTCGCACATTAACTGTTAATAAAGCTCGACCTCGTGAAGAGAGGGGGAACAAGAGAAGTTTTTAA
- a CDS encoding S66 peptidase family protein yields MPLALALPPPLQVGDSLTVIAPSGPLTETQRFQAGLELWQQQGYQVKVDERIYDQWGYLAGKDGDRRAQLLDALHDPHCRGILCVRGGYGTTRLLEPWIEDLPWKEYPKWLIGFSDITGLFWSQFYQGVGGGLHAPLLTTLSQEPSWSLDRLWSAVRREPLAPLHGQGWGGGRREGMLLPGNLTVATHLLGTPLHPKVKGVILAWEDVGEMPYRLDRMLTQWRMSGLLSQVKGIALGRFSQCEPPQGRPSLTVEEVLGDRLSNLGLPIISDLPFGHDGENGALPVGAAVCLDADTGRLEFI; encoded by the coding sequence ATGCCCCTGGCTTTAGCACTTCCTCCGCCCCTACAAGTCGGAGATTCATTAACAGTTATTGCTCCGAGTGGCCCATTGACAGAAACGCAGCGTTTTCAAGCCGGTCTGGAGCTATGGCAACAACAAGGGTATCAGGTCAAAGTGGATGAGAGAATTTATGACCAATGGGGGTATTTAGCGGGAAAAGATGGCGATCGCCGCGCCCAACTTCTCGACGCTCTCCACGATCCCCATTGTCGCGGCATTTTATGCGTGCGCGGAGGCTACGGAACCACCCGACTCTTAGAACCCTGGATCGAGGATCTCCCTTGGAAAGAATACCCTAAATGGTTAATTGGCTTTTCCGATATTACCGGGTTGTTTTGGAGTCAATTTTACCAAGGGGTGGGCGGAGGACTCCATGCTCCTTTACTGACCACCCTCTCCCAAGAACCCTCATGGTCGCTGGATCGGTTATGGAGTGCTGTCCGTCGAGAACCCCTAGCCCCTCTGCACGGTCAAGGATGGGGAGGGGGGCGCAGGGAAGGAATGTTACTGCCAGGTAATTTAACGGTTGCAACTCATCTACTGGGGACTCCCTTACACCCCAAGGTTAAGGGGGTGATTTTAGCCTGGGAAGATGTGGGAGAAATGCCCTATCGACTGGATCGGATGCTGACCCAGTGGCGGATGAGTGGTCTTTTAAGCCAAGTTAAAGGCATTGCGTTAGGTCGGTTTAGTCAATGCGAACCGCCCCAAGGACGACCGAGTTTAACCGTAGAAGAGGTTTTAGGCGATCGCCTCTCGAACTTAGGACTTCCGATTATCTCAGATTTACCCTTTGGCCATGATGGCGAAAATGGAGCCTTACCCGTTGGGGCTGCGGTCTGCTTAGATGCAGACACAGGAAGGCTGGAGTTTATCTAA
- a CDS encoding histidine triad nucleotide-binding protein, producing the protein MSETIFSKIIRKEIPADIVYEDDLCLAFNDISPQAPTHILVIPKKPIPKLANAESEDHALMGHLLLTVKRVAEQAGLTQGYRVVINTGEDGGQTVDHLHLHILGGRSLAWPPG; encoded by the coding sequence ATGAGCGAAACCATTTTTAGTAAAATTATCCGTAAGGAAATTCCGGCGGATATTGTCTATGAAGATGACCTTTGTCTAGCCTTTAACGATATTTCTCCCCAAGCTCCCACTCACATTCTGGTGATTCCCAAAAAGCCGATTCCCAAATTAGCTAATGCTGAATCTGAAGATCATGCCTTGATGGGTCATTTGTTACTCACTGTTAAACGGGTAGCAGAGCAAGCGGGGCTGACCCAAGGATATCGCGTTGTCATTAATACTGGAGAAGACGGAGGGCAAACGGTCGATCATCTCCACCTGCATATCCTCGGAGGACGGTCACTGGCTTGGCCTCCGGGTTAG
- a CDS encoding pentapeptide repeat-containing protein, translated as MSFTILAKVFCMMPDRPVSSSSPLPPSPPGKPRHSLEKPPSTLEPSEFNPERWSSKPPPSGDWIMVVAIAVMFVGLSLNNLWIGMSGAGVAFAIALRLVWPTLAGTLKDLTPRQRSQLIGFIGLFISLAGLLNYLGLYRAISNWLNQVKWDEFGSWAEWVGAVGQIMIAILAVYISWRQYVISKDLTIQQNTITQQQTIDAFFQGISELALDDEGMLEDWPQERCFAEGRTAAILSSVNAAGKAKVIRFLSQSNLLTPLRRDYHLGRPIFDGRGGYQEDRLNGIRVINLGVMLAGANLVRTDLRWTDLSEAYLVRTDLRNADLTKANLSRTVLYQANLAGADLKGTRFFYGSAQTATPRDRQHPPNYKTGEHTGAVVENVDFSGVQELSDEQRHYCCSWCGEASRQTIPGGCEGIPNLLGR; from the coding sequence ATGTCCTTCACGATCCTTGCTAAGGTTTTCTGTATGATGCCCGATCGCCCTGTGTCATCGTCTTCTCCCCTTCCCCCTAGTCCCCCAGGGAAACCCCGTCATTCCCTCGAAAAACCGCCCTCAACTCTAGAGCCTTCAGAGTTTAATCCAGAGCGTTGGTCAAGTAAACCGCCCCCATCTGGGGATTGGATTATGGTGGTGGCGATCGCCGTCATGTTTGTGGGATTATCCCTGAATAATCTCTGGATAGGAATGTCTGGAGCAGGGGTTGCCTTTGCGATCGCCCTACGGTTAGTCTGGCCCACATTAGCGGGAACCCTTAAAGATCTTACGCCTCGACAGCGATCGCAGTTAATCGGATTTATCGGTTTATTTATTTCCCTAGCCGGCTTACTCAACTATTTAGGACTCTATCGCGCCATTAGTAACTGGCTCAATCAAGTCAAATGGGACGAATTTGGCTCTTGGGCCGAATGGGTAGGCGCTGTCGGACAAATCATGATCGCCATTTTAGCCGTTTACATTTCCTGGCGACAATATGTGATCTCCAAAGACTTAACCATTCAGCAAAATACCATTACCCAACAACAAACCATTGATGCCTTCTTTCAGGGCATTTCCGAACTTGCCTTAGATGATGAAGGCATGTTAGAAGATTGGCCCCAAGAGCGCTGTTTTGCCGAAGGTCGCACTGCCGCCATTCTCAGCAGCGTCAATGCAGCCGGAAAAGCCAAAGTAATTCGCTTTTTGTCCCAATCTAATCTCCTGACTCCCTTACGCCGGGATTATCATTTAGGGCGACCCATTTTTGATGGGCGAGGCGGATATCAGGAAGATCGGCTCAATGGGATTCGGGTGATTAATTTGGGCGTGATGTTAGCTGGAGCCAATTTAGTCAGGACTGACCTACGATGGACGGATTTAAGCGAGGCCTATTTAGTCCGCACCGATCTCAGAAATGCCGATTTAACCAAAGCCAATTTATCCCGAACGGTGTTATATCAAGCCAACTTAGCGGGAGCCGACTTAAAGGGCACGCGGTTCTTTTATGGCTCTGCTCAAACAGCTACTCCCCGCGATCGCCAGCACCCTCCCAACTATAAAACTGGAGAACATACCGGCGCAGTCGTCGAAAATGTAGACTTTTCTGGCGTTCAAGAACTCTCAGACGAACAGCGCCATTATTGCTGTTCTTGGTGTGGTGAAGCATCGCGACAAACCATTCCCGGAGGCTGTGAAGGAATTCCCAATCTATTAGGACGATAG
- a CDS encoding branched-chain amino acid ABC transporter substrate-binding protein — protein sequence MILKNKWTIRDLLMLLGILGLSACGSNLPECTDRLGCVTVGPDEPIELGVLQSLSGNMTPVGKTQLNSIELAIKERNTQLLGHPLVLHTEDELCSEEGGANGALKLAANPQIIAVWGTTCSNAATEASQILSEAGRVMVSATNTAPSLTAIASEAASDWSVGYFRTAYNGAKVGEVAAQFAIEQLGVNRAATLNDGDAFTEGLSQSFEEAFRELGGEVVLRGAVNKGDRNMKPILRSIAASESQLLFMPLFPAEATELLSQLRQMPNLSNLILITGDSLQSDPVLRAIGEDGVGLYFVTFAWPDREALDELKQAYEGEYGYPPEHPYYSFAYDAANMVLEAIATVAVRSPNGTLQIGRQALRDALYKISDFPGVTGTLSCNQFGDCASGQFSILQLNDPAAGLEGLNANRVYLYQPNP from the coding sequence ATGATACTGAAAAATAAGTGGACAATTCGTGATCTGTTGATGCTCTTGGGTATCCTAGGATTATCGGCTTGTGGCTCCAACCTCCCCGAATGTACAGACCGGTTAGGATGTGTCACGGTTGGCCCCGATGAACCCATTGAGTTGGGGGTACTGCAAAGCTTGAGTGGCAATATGACCCCGGTTGGCAAGACCCAGTTAAATAGCATTGAGTTGGCTATCAAAGAACGGAATACCCAATTATTGGGTCATCCCTTAGTTTTGCATACCGAGGATGAACTCTGTAGTGAGGAAGGGGGAGCCAATGGCGCTTTGAAATTGGCTGCCAATCCCCAGATAATTGCTGTATGGGGTACAACCTGTTCTAATGCGGCTACTGAAGCGAGTCAAATTTTGTCGGAAGCGGGACGGGTGATGGTTTCAGCCACGAATACGGCCCCTTCCTTAACCGCGATCGCTTCAGAAGCAGCCAGTGATTGGTCTGTGGGGTATTTCCGCACTGCCTATAATGGGGCGAAGGTGGGGGAAGTGGCGGCTCAATTTGCTATTGAACAGTTGGGGGTGAACAGGGCAGCTACGCTTAATGATGGGGATGCTTTTACCGAGGGCTTAAGTCAGTCTTTTGAAGAGGCGTTTCGTGAATTGGGAGGTGAGGTGGTTTTAAGGGGGGCAGTGAATAAGGGCGATCGCAATATGAAGCCGATTTTAAGGTCAATTGCTGCTTCTGAGAGCCAACTTTTGTTTATGCCCCTTTTCCCCGCAGAAGCGACGGAGTTACTGAGCCAATTGAGGCAGATGCCGAATTTATCGAATTTAATTTTAATTACCGGAGACTCTCTGCAAAGCGATCCGGTGTTAAGGGCGATCGGTGAAGATGGGGTAGGATTATATTTTGTTACTTTTGCTTGGCCCGATCGGGAGGCTTTAGACGAACTCAAACAAGCCTATGAAGGTGAATATGGTTACCCTCCAGAACATCCTTATTATAGTTTTGCCTATGATGCAGCTAATATGGTGTTAGAGGCGATCGCGACAGTGGCGGTGCGATCGCCCAATGGTACACTCCAAATCGGCCGTCAAGCCCTGCGAGACGCTTTGTATAAGATCTCTGATTTTCCTGGAGTTACAGGGACTTTAAGCTGTAATCAGTTTGGCGATTGCGCCTCTGGCCAGTTTAGCATCCTTCAATTGAACGATCCGGCTGCTGGCCTAGAGGGATTGAATGCGAATCGAGTTTATCTCTATCAACCCAATCCCTAG
- a CDS encoding ATP-binding protein translates to MKPAIFTQFRRLQQWWNRLSITTKFSTGFGGLFGLIILVSINSYIALTIVQGQAKEDIAISVELQRLVLEMDRHLQEARTHQRDFFLRYPEIGFNQAKELYAQKAVESIDRVVQLTSEFKTLIEQPQVSPSLKQTDVDLKLFVSSAQRYEDTFIEAVELVTQLAEDETGLQVQLDDLGRQGRKAIQSLDIQWREQYQALRLAEKEYLITRQRPYMQSAFNLLLELQNGISEDESINTEQKVELFNLLESYRYTAEKLVQVNTSIESRFRDFDLQAQTIDEISGQLITLTNEEVIKAENKVGKASQLIYFILLSSALFGLFFIGIVARLFKNGITQRILKLTQGVNQLKQGSLDHRLSIESEDELGELAAGFNQMASQLQTLVNDLEQQVAEKTVAIRKSEALLNETQKIGQLGGWEFNPQTQQLIWTQEVYQIHQVEPEYVPTLEGMLSFFEEKYKIKLKQKIDEAIAHLTDFDLELPLIPDSGDLIWVRVIGQPFQVEDQGVKLKGTLQNITDRKEIEIALQQAKQEADSANQAKTEFLSSMSHELRTPLNGILGYTQILKRSKTLEGEDRKGVEVIHECGSHLLTLINDILDMAKIESRKIELDEEPLELSYFLDGVTSICKIKAHQKKLGFKSIYSPQLPKTIIVDPKRLRQVLINLIGNAIKFTDTGEITFEVNVLDSISKDGQQFAKIRFQVEDTGIGITPEQLEKIFSPFEQAGDKSRMSEGTGLGLAISQNIVQLMGGQLQVASVPNEGSRFFFEIQCLLAEDQTPAECSIQEHLVTGYLGRRRTILVIDDRWDHRSLVVNLLNSLGFVVIEATDGQEGLKEAKKVKPDLIITDIFMPVMDGLELTQILRHLHELKHIPIIISSASISGLEAESNQGLDCNDFIAKPIDTDVLLSSLKKHLNLTWIYAENQELDHLDYPIDQAKNSSLVPMTFPPKSELEKLYHSARIGDIEDMENEIKRLGELDEDYYAFVRYTSELLDEFAIEEIRVLLEDFFQKVENSA, encoded by the coding sequence ATGAAACCGGCGATCTTCACTCAATTTAGAAGACTTCAGCAATGGTGGAATCGGTTAAGTATTACCACCAAGTTTTCCACTGGTTTTGGTGGTTTGTTTGGCTTAATTATTCTCGTTTCTATCAACAGTTATATTGCCCTGACCATTGTTCAGGGTCAAGCCAAAGAAGATATTGCCATTAGCGTGGAGCTGCAACGATTAGTTTTAGAGATGGATCGCCATTTGCAAGAAGCTCGCACCCATCAACGGGACTTTTTCTTACGCTATCCAGAAATTGGATTTAATCAAGCCAAAGAACTGTACGCCCAAAAAGCAGTTGAGAGTATCGATCGAGTTGTCCAGTTAACCAGTGAGTTTAAAACCCTAATTGAGCAACCCCAGGTCAGCCCTTCTCTCAAGCAAACTGATGTGGATCTCAAGTTGTTTGTATCTTCGGCCCAGCGCTATGAAGATACGTTTATCGAAGCGGTTGAATTAGTCACTCAATTAGCTGAGGATGAAACGGGATTACAAGTCCAATTAGATGATTTAGGTCGCCAAGGCAGAAAAGCTATTCAGTCTCTGGATATTCAATGGCGAGAACAATATCAAGCCTTACGCTTGGCGGAAAAAGAGTATTTGATTACCCGACAGCGGCCTTATATGCAGTCGGCTTTTAATCTTTTGCTTGAATTACAGAACGGAATATCAGAAGACGAGAGCATTAATACGGAACAAAAAGTTGAACTGTTTAATCTGCTAGAATCCTATAGATATACTGCTGAAAAACTGGTACAAGTCAACACTTCAATTGAATCCAGATTTCGTGATTTTGATTTACAAGCCCAAACCATTGATGAAATTTCTGGGCAACTGATTACTTTGACCAATGAAGAAGTGATTAAAGCGGAAAACAAAGTCGGAAAAGCGAGTCAGTTAATCTATTTTATCTTATTGTCGTCTGCCCTGTTTGGATTATTCTTTATCGGAATTGTGGCGCGACTGTTCAAAAATGGAATTACTCAAAGAATTCTGAAATTGACCCAAGGTGTGAACCAGCTTAAGCAAGGATCGCTTGACCATCGTTTATCCATAGAATCGGAAGATGAATTAGGGGAATTGGCAGCAGGATTTAATCAAATGGCCAGCCAACTGCAAACTTTAGTCAATGATTTGGAGCAACAGGTCGCAGAAAAAACAGTGGCCATTCGTAAAAGTGAAGCCTTGCTCAATGAAACCCAAAAAATTGGTCAGTTAGGAGGATGGGAATTTAATCCCCAGACTCAACAGTTGATTTGGACTCAGGAGGTTTACCAGATTCATCAAGTTGAACCTGAGTATGTACCGACTTTAGAGGGAATGTTATCCTTTTTTGAGGAAAAGTATAAAATAAAACTCAAACAAAAAATTGATGAGGCGATCGCTCATTTAACCGACTTTGATTTAGAACTCCCTTTAATCCCTGATTCAGGTGACTTAATTTGGGTGCGTGTCATTGGTCAACCTTTTCAAGTTGAAGATCAGGGGGTTAAGTTAAAAGGAACCTTGCAAAATATTACGGATCGCAAAGAGATTGAAATTGCCTTGCAACAGGCCAAGCAAGAGGCTGATAGTGCCAACCAAGCCAAAACCGAATTTTTGTCGAGCATGAGTCATGAACTTCGCACTCCCCTTAATGGAATTTTAGGCTATACCCAAATCTTAAAACGATCAAAAACATTGGAAGGAGAAGATCGTAAAGGGGTAGAGGTAATTCATGAATGTGGCTCTCACTTACTGACTCTGATTAATGATATTCTCGATATGGCTAAGATTGAATCGAGAAAGATTGAGTTGGATGAAGAACCTTTAGAATTAAGCTATTTTCTCGATGGTGTGACATCCATTTGTAAAATTAAAGCGCATCAGAAAAAATTAGGGTTTAAAAGTATTTATTCTCCCCAGCTTCCGAAAACTATTATTGTCGATCCCAAGCGCTTGCGCCAAGTCTTAATTAATTTGATTGGCAATGCTATTAAATTTACTGATACTGGAGAAATTACCTTCGAGGTCAATGTCTTAGATTCAATCTCTAAAGACGGTCAACAATTCGCTAAGATTCGCTTTCAGGTAGAAGATACCGGAATTGGCATTACCCCAGAACAACTAGAAAAAATATTTTCTCCCTTTGAGCAAGCGGGAGATAAGTCTCGGATGTCTGAAGGAACGGGATTAGGATTAGCCATTAGTCAAAATATTGTGCAACTCATGGGGGGTCAATTGCAAGTTGCGAGTGTCCCTAATGAAGGCAGTCGTTTTTTCTTTGAAATTCAGTGTTTATTAGCTGAAGATCAAACTCCCGCAGAGTGTTCAATTCAGGAACACTTAGTGACGGGGTATTTGGGAAGAAGACGCACTATTTTAGTGATTGACGATCGTTGGGATCATCGGTCTTTAGTGGTCAATTTGCTCAATTCTCTTGGATTTGTTGTGATTGAGGCAACGGATGGGCAAGAAGGTCTTAAAGAAGCGAAAAAAGTTAAACCAGATTTAATTATTACCGATATTTTTATGCCAGTCATGGATGGCTTGGAACTAACTCAGATTTTGCGGCATTTACATGAGTTGAAACATATTCCAATCATTATCTCTAGTGCCAGTATTTCGGGTTTAGAAGCAGAAAGTAATCAAGGACTGGATTGTAATGATTTTATTGCTAAACCGATTGATACTGATGTGTTGCTGTCAAGCTTGAAAAAACACTTGAATTTAACTTGGATTTACGCGGAAAATCAGGAGTTAGATCATTTAGATTATCCCATAGATCAAGCAAAAAATAGTAGTTTAGTGCCGATGACATTTCCGCCGAAGTCAGAACTAGAAAAGCTCTATCACTCAGCACGAATTGGTGATATTGAGGATATGGAAAATGAGATTAAGCGCTTGGGTGAACTGGATGAGGACTATTATGCCTTTGTCCGTTATACGTCAGAATTATTAGATGAGTTTGCGATTGAAGAGATTCGGGTTCTGTTAGAGGATTTTTTCCAAAAGGTAGAAAATTCAGCTTAA